The following proteins come from a genomic window of Streptomyces sp. NBC_01716:
- a CDS encoding FcoT family thioesterase: protein MTQLLDDTDRSVFATDEELLHRVLTPYRAKRCEYLTSATVTSAGDPRDGGRLTAACTFEIPESCYIDDTGHFNSVEFNICFNQMAYYLMAKSVKESLVEPFSRWTLDQFWTRQLADVFITDFKSTFRKAMRGRRFKGEIEIVDIAEWDANDLREALVILRTRCHYADEHGGESNGEVTAAVTNPPVI from the coding sequence ATGACCCAGCTGCTCGACGACACCGACCGGAGCGTGTTCGCCACCGACGAGGAACTGCTCCACCGTGTGCTGACCCCCTACCGGGCCAAGCGGTGCGAGTACCTCACCTCGGCCACCGTCACCTCGGCGGGCGACCCCCGCGACGGCGGACGACTGACCGCCGCGTGCACCTTCGAGATCCCCGAGTCCTGCTACATCGACGACACCGGGCACTTCAACTCGGTCGAGTTCAACATCTGCTTCAACCAGATGGCCTACTACCTGATGGCCAAGTCGGTGAAGGAATCGCTGGTCGAGCCCTTCTCCCGGTGGACGCTGGACCAGTTCTGGACCCGGCAGCTCGCCGACGTGTTCATCACCGACTTCAAGAGCACCTTCCGCAAGGCCATGCGCGGGCGCCGCTTCAAGGGCGAGATCGAGATCGTCGACATCGCCGAGTGGGACGCCAACGACCTGCGCGAAGCCCTGGTGATCCTGCGGACCCGCTGCCACTACGCCGACGAGCACGGTGGCGAGAGCAACGGCGAGGTCACCGCCGCTGTCACCAACCCGCCCGTGATCTGA
- a CDS encoding type I polyketide synthase — MTEQSRAAMLELVLAQAAAVLRAADPDAYGDGAVHVAADHPFLAGGLDSLGLVQLHRRLTAELGVELPVTVGFDHPTPVALANHLVDVVHGTAGAGAADEPAAVTAPAVPSAFGEPVAIIGIGCRYPGGVTSPEDLWRIVAGDTHVLTEFPADRGWDLDRIYNPDPSVTGASYVRHGGFLPDAADFDADFFQINPKEALAMDPQQRLLLETSWEALEHAGIDPDRLRGTPSGVFIGVEPHEYGPRTHEAPDGLDGYVLGGNLPSVVSGRVAYTLGLEGPTLTVDTACSGSLTALHLAVRSLQGGESQLALAGGVTVISSPGTFTTFSRQRGLAPDGRIKAFAAAADGTSFAEGAGVFVLARLSDALRDGHPVLAVIRGSAINQDGASNGLSAPNGLAQQRVIRQALADARLTPDEIDAVEAHGTGTMLGDPIEGQALVAAYGRGRSADNPLWLGSVKSNIGHTGAAAGAAGIIKMVEAMRHRTLPRTLHVDEPTSHVDWSDGTVKLLTEPVPWESTDAPQRAGISSFGASGTNAHVIIEAPPAVAETPETPESAEQPPAGRPLPFTLSARGQDALRGQAERLLTTLDDASPLDIAYSVATTRAALRDRATVVAADSDELRRALTALATGESVPGLLTGTTLATGRTAFLFTGQGSQRPGMGRELVRAFPVFARALQDAADHLDMYLDEPLGDVLFAEPGSPEAELLQQTRYAQAALFAVETAMFRLLESWGVTPALLTGHSIGEIAAAHAAGVMSLADAALLVGTRGTLMQELPDGGAMVAVQASEAEVAPYLTDKVGIGAVNGPAAVVLSGETEAVLAVAARFAEEGRKTRRLRVSHAFHSPLMEPMLDGFRRVAETLTYLPPRIPVVSNLTGEPVTEFDADHWVRHVREPVRFADQMSHLESQGVTTYLELGPDAVLSAMGRECLADGGADAAFAALLRDGHGEERQTVTALGLAHANGVAVDWDRFFDGRGARRTALPTYSFQRKRYWLDSGSNRPGTIGHPLLDTSVSLAGADGLILTGRMSTRSQPWLADHVIAGVVLVPGTGLVELAVRAGDEAGCAAVEELTLETPLTVTTAAGVEVQVVVGALDTTGRRSVEIYSRPAGSEENWTRHASGILTEHGQGATADPAVFTQWPPADAEPVDIEDLYERHAAGGYGYGPSFRRVQAAWRRGSEVFAEVSLDEAGADRFGLHPALLDASLHAAEGPEDDGQVRLPFAWLGVELHASGATAVRVHLVQTGPDEVAVELADANGAPVATVRSLVQRPVPMDGVRTSGAGGGSLLRVEWTGIQAPAEADAAAGEFQLAYVPATFPGAPADAAREATLHALTLIQDALRDDTRLAIVTRGAAYDLTLAPLWALVRSAQAENPGRFVLVGTDRDVPEDELRAALASGEPQLALREGRLLVPRLARTAVPEEPRPVAWHPEGTVLITGGTGGLGGVVARHLVRQHGVKHLLLTGRRGPDSPGAAELVAELAELGAAATVAACDVADRDAVAALLATIPGEHPLTGVVHSAGVIDDGLAGSLTPEQVATVFHGKADGAWHLHELTRELPLAAFVLFSSAAGTLEAAGQGNYAAANAFLDALAEHRAADGLPATALAWNLWAGDAGMGARLDEVTLRRAERSGLPALTSEENLALLDQALLTDASALVPLRLDASALRARTEGVPPMLRGLVRAPARRQTAAAVAASGPGGALADRLAGKPDAERERIVLDLVRTQIAAVLGHDSGTAIDPRRAFTELGFDSLAAIELRNALGSATGLRLTSTLIFDHPTPRALVDHVLETVRGAAPAAVAQRPTVRAATDEPIAIVAMGCRYPGGVTSPEELWRLVADGTDAITPFPEDRDWHTEDIYDPEPGKHGTTYTREGGFLHEAADFDPAFFGISPKEAQAMDPQHRMLLEVAWEALERGGIDPLSLKGTAAGVFAGVMNHDWSNRPGTVPEDLAGFTDGGGLGSIASGRISYTLGLTGPAVTIDTACSSSLVAMHWAMQSLRQGECSLALAGGVTVMATPETFVGMSLQSGLAADGRCKAYGASADGTGWGEGAGLLLLERLSDARRAGHPVLAVIPGSAVNQDGASNGLSAPNGPAQQRVIRQAVASAGLSLADIDVVEGHGTGTTLGDPIEAQALMATYGQERRSGDPLWLGSIKSNLGHTQAAAGVAGVIKMVMAIRNGVLPRTLHADTPSPHIDWTEGAVELLTERRDWTADGSPRRAAVSSFGVSGTNAHVIIEQAPAPAPREPRGERPAILPLTVAGSSPEALRAQAAQVASYLRENDDVDELDVAASLVRGRAALEHRAVVVDADRDGLLAGLDALAAGNSHPSLVQGVRRGDSRAVLVFPGQGSQWQGMGVELLEHSPAFATRLGECAKALEPYVDWNLLDVLHGAPGAPALDAVDVVQPTLWALMVSLAEAWRAAGVEPAAVVGHSQGEIAAACVAGALSLEDGARVVALRSQVIRQDLAGRGGMMSVALSSDNAATYLAEWDGRLQLAVVNGPGSVVVCGSPEALDELRARLDTDGVQARRIPVDYASHSVFVEEIRERLLTELTGLEPRTSSVPFYSTVTAGPLDTESLDAQYWYENLRKTVRFEETTRALLADGFEIFVEASPHPGLLTGLDETAESAGIAATLVGTLRRDSGSPRQFLTSLAEAYVRGAAVDWESRFVGTGAVRADLPTYPFQRKRYWLHMTEQPSDALGIGQLPADHPLLGAAVPLAGAGGVLLTGRLSLSAQPWLADHVVGGTVLFPGSGFVELAVRAGDEVGRGRVEELTLEAPLAVPERGGVAIQVVVDADLRTVSIHSRPENAPVDVVWTRHAQGTLADAAAEPAPEPAAWPPPGAEPLDLTGFYEPISADGLVYGEVFQGMRAAWRSGDEVFADIALPERAAGEAQRFGLHPAVLDAALHATALLATDAERVTLPFAWTRVDLHASGAAALRLRMTRLGEDEVALRLTDTAGRPVASVESLVLRPVAAGGLTQPGAYDDSLFELVWAPAAPGESGPRTVVHRCVGGDTAEAVHTETATALGVLRSWLEDGAEDAVLAVVTRGAVSAGGEDVTDLAGAAVWGLVRSAQTENPGRVVLIDLDPGADDTAIDLGPSVATGEAQLAIRDDVILRPRLARVTGDRGTAATVFGGRPGTVLITGGTGTLGSLVARHLVTTHGVTDLLLTSRRGPAAPGAAELISELTGLGAQVEVVACDTADRDALAAVLKDRTVAGVVHTAGVLDDGIISSLTPSRLAAVMRPKVDAALNLHELTADQDLSAFVLFSSAAGVTGGAGQGNYAAANTFLDGLAAHRRANGLPAQSLAWGLWEEASGMTGELAEADVAVMQNDGVLPIASQDGLAMLDAAGALDRAFLAPVRLDLSGQSRADVPYLMRDLVRGPARRVVDVAAPTAEPAESLRDRLARLTPTRREQALLDVVRAQAAATLGFADADEVDAERSFRDMGFDSLAAVRFRNGLGEAVGERLSATIVFDHPTALVLTRHLLEEMAINEPEPEPEPAEPTEDRTAAIQNMDLAELLRTARRSGESS, encoded by the coding sequence ATGACCGAGCAGTCAAGGGCCGCGATGCTGGAACTGGTGCTGGCGCAAGCCGCAGCTGTGCTGCGCGCCGCCGATCCGGACGCCTACGGGGACGGGGCCGTCCATGTGGCGGCCGACCACCCGTTCCTGGCGGGGGGCCTGGACTCACTGGGCCTGGTCCAGCTGCACCGCCGGCTCACCGCCGAGCTGGGGGTGGAGCTGCCCGTCACCGTCGGCTTCGACCACCCCACGCCGGTGGCCCTGGCGAACCACCTGGTGGACGTGGTGCACGGCACCGCCGGAGCGGGGGCGGCCGACGAGCCCGCGGCGGTTACCGCGCCCGCCGTCCCGTCGGCGTTCGGCGAGCCGGTCGCGATCATCGGCATCGGCTGCCGCTACCCGGGCGGGGTGACCTCTCCCGAGGACCTGTGGCGCATCGTCGCCGGCGACACGCACGTGCTCACCGAGTTCCCCGCCGACCGCGGCTGGGACCTCGACCGCATCTACAACCCGGACCCGTCGGTCACCGGCGCCAGCTACGTACGGCACGGCGGATTCCTGCCGGACGCCGCCGACTTCGACGCCGACTTCTTCCAGATCAACCCCAAAGAGGCGTTGGCGATGGACCCCCAGCAGCGGCTGCTGCTGGAGACCTCCTGGGAGGCGCTGGAGCACGCCGGCATCGACCCGGACCGGCTGCGCGGCACCCCCTCGGGCGTGTTCATCGGTGTGGAGCCGCACGAGTACGGACCGCGCACGCACGAGGCGCCCGACGGCCTCGACGGCTACGTCCTCGGCGGCAACCTGCCCAGCGTCGTGTCCGGCCGGGTCGCCTACACACTCGGCCTCGAAGGCCCCACGCTCACCGTCGACACCGCCTGCTCGGGCTCGCTGACGGCCCTTCACCTGGCCGTGCGCTCGCTCCAGGGCGGGGAGAGCCAACTGGCGCTGGCCGGCGGTGTCACCGTCATCTCCAGCCCCGGCACGTTCACCACCTTCAGCCGCCAGCGCGGCCTCGCCCCGGACGGACGGATCAAGGCGTTCGCCGCCGCGGCCGACGGCACCTCCTTCGCGGAGGGCGCGGGCGTGTTCGTCCTCGCCCGGCTGTCCGACGCGCTGCGCGACGGACACCCCGTGCTCGCCGTCATCCGGGGCAGCGCCATCAACCAGGACGGCGCGAGCAACGGACTCTCCGCGCCCAACGGACTCGCCCAGCAGCGCGTCATCCGCCAGGCGCTCGCCGACGCGCGTCTGACGCCCGACGAGATCGACGCGGTCGAGGCCCACGGCACCGGCACCATGCTCGGCGACCCCATCGAAGGCCAGGCCCTGGTCGCCGCCTACGGTCGCGGACGCTCCGCCGACAACCCCCTGTGGCTGGGCTCGGTGAAGTCCAACATCGGACACACCGGCGCCGCCGCCGGCGCGGCGGGGATCATCAAGATGGTCGAGGCGATGCGTCACCGCACCCTGCCCCGCACCCTGCACGTGGACGAACCGACCTCGCACGTCGACTGGTCCGACGGCACCGTCAAGCTCCTCACCGAGCCCGTGCCGTGGGAGAGCACCGACGCGCCGCAGCGCGCCGGAATCTCCTCGTTCGGCGCGAGCGGCACCAACGCCCACGTCATCATCGAGGCCCCGCCCGCCGTCGCCGAGACGCCGGAGACCCCCGAGAGCGCCGAACAGCCCCCGGCCGGGCGCCCGTTGCCGTTCACCCTCTCGGCCCGGGGCCAGGACGCCCTGCGCGGCCAGGCCGAACGGCTCCTGACGACCCTCGACGACGCGTCGCCGCTGGACATCGCGTACTCCGTCGCCACCACGCGCGCCGCGCTGCGCGACCGCGCCACCGTCGTCGCCGCCGACAGCGACGAACTGCGCCGCGCCCTCACCGCACTCGCCACCGGCGAGAGCGTGCCCGGACTGCTCACCGGCACCACGCTGGCCACCGGCCGCACCGCCTTCCTCTTCACCGGCCAGGGCAGCCAGCGTCCCGGCATGGGCCGCGAACTGGTGCGCGCCTTCCCGGTGTTCGCCCGCGCGCTCCAAGACGCGGCCGACCACCTCGACATGTATCTGGACGAGCCCCTGGGCGACGTGCTGTTCGCCGAGCCCGGCTCGCCGGAGGCCGAACTGCTCCAGCAGACCCGCTACGCGCAGGCCGCGCTCTTCGCGGTCGAGACCGCCATGTTCCGGCTGCTGGAGTCGTGGGGCGTGACCCCCGCACTCCTCACCGGACACTCCATCGGTGAGATCGCCGCCGCCCACGCCGCCGGCGTCATGTCCCTCGCCGACGCGGCCCTGCTCGTCGGCACGCGCGGCACCCTCATGCAGGAACTCCCCGACGGCGGCGCGATGGTCGCCGTCCAGGCGTCGGAGGCGGAGGTCGCCCCGTACCTCACCGACAAGGTGGGCATCGGCGCCGTCAACGGCCCCGCCGCGGTCGTGCTCTCCGGCGAGACCGAGGCCGTCCTCGCCGTCGCCGCCCGCTTCGCCGAGGAGGGACGCAAGACGCGCCGGCTGCGCGTCTCGCACGCGTTCCACTCGCCGCTGATGGAGCCGATGCTCGACGGCTTCCGCCGCGTCGCCGAGACCCTGACCTACCTGCCGCCGCGCATCCCCGTCGTGTCCAACCTGACGGGCGAGCCCGTCACCGAGTTCGACGCCGACCACTGGGTGCGCCACGTACGCGAGCCGGTGCGGTTCGCCGACCAGATGAGCCACCTGGAGTCCCAGGGCGTCACCACCTACCTGGAACTGGGCCCCGACGCCGTCCTGTCGGCCATGGGCCGTGAGTGCCTGGCCGACGGCGGCGCCGACGCCGCGTTCGCCGCGCTGCTGCGCGACGGACACGGCGAGGAGCGCCAGACCGTCACCGCGCTCGGCCTGGCGCACGCGAACGGCGTCGCCGTGGACTGGGACCGTTTCTTCGACGGGCGAGGCGCCCGCCGGACCGCGCTGCCCACCTACTCCTTCCAGCGCAAGCGCTACTGGCTGGACTCCGGAAGCAACAGGCCCGGCACCATCGGGCATCCGCTGCTCGACACCTCGGTGAGCCTCGCCGGCGCCGACGGCCTGATCCTCACCGGCCGGATGTCCACCCGGTCGCAGCCCTGGCTGGCCGACCACGTCATCGCGGGCGTCGTCCTCGTACCCGGCACCGGCCTCGTCGAACTGGCCGTACGCGCCGGGGACGAGGCGGGCTGCGCCGCGGTCGAGGAACTCACCCTGGAGACACCGCTGACGGTCACCACCGCGGCCGGTGTGGAGGTCCAGGTCGTCGTCGGCGCGCTCGACACCACGGGCCGCCGTTCGGTCGAGATCTACTCCCGCCCCGCGGGCAGCGAGGAGAACTGGACCCGCCACGCCAGCGGCATCCTGACCGAGCACGGCCAGGGCGCCACGGCCGACCCCGCCGTCTTCACCCAGTGGCCGCCGGCCGACGCCGAGCCGGTCGACATCGAGGACCTCTACGAGCGCCACGCCGCCGGCGGATACGGCTACGGACCCTCGTTCCGCCGCGTACAGGCGGCCTGGCGCCGGGGGAGCGAGGTGTTCGCCGAGGTCTCCCTCGACGAGGCGGGCGCCGACCGGTTCGGACTCCACCCGGCGCTGCTCGACGCCTCGCTGCACGCCGCCGAAGGCCCCGAGGACGACGGCCAGGTGCGGCTCCCGTTCGCCTGGCTCGGCGTCGAACTGCACGCCTCCGGCGCCACGGCCGTCCGCGTCCACCTGGTGCAGACGGGACCGGACGAGGTCGCGGTCGAACTGGCCGACGCCAACGGGGCGCCCGTCGCCACCGTACGGTCCCTCGTCCAGCGGCCCGTGCCGATGGACGGCGTACGGACCTCCGGCGCGGGCGGCGGCTCGCTGCTGCGCGTCGAATGGACCGGGATCCAGGCCCCGGCCGAGGCGGACGCCGCCGCCGGAGAGTTCCAACTGGCGTACGTCCCCGCCACCTTCCCCGGCGCGCCCGCCGACGCCGCGCGCGAGGCGACCCTGCACGCCCTGACGCTGATCCAGGACGCGCTGCGCGACGACACCCGGCTGGCGATCGTCACCCGGGGCGCCGCGTACGACCTCACCCTCGCGCCCCTGTGGGCGCTGGTGCGCTCCGCCCAGGCCGAGAACCCCGGGCGCTTCGTCCTCGTCGGCACGGACCGCGACGTACCCGAGGACGAGCTGCGCGCCGCCCTGGCCTCCGGAGAGCCCCAACTCGCCCTGCGCGAGGGCAGACTTCTCGTACCGCGACTGGCCCGCACCGCCGTGCCCGAGGAGCCGCGCCCCGTCGCGTGGCACCCCGAAGGCACGGTGCTGATCACCGGCGGCACCGGAGGTCTCGGCGGCGTCGTCGCCAGGCACCTCGTCCGGCAGCACGGAGTCAAGCACCTCCTGCTCACCGGCCGACGCGGCCCCGACAGCCCCGGCGCGGCCGAACTCGTCGCCGAACTGGCCGAGTTGGGCGCCGCCGCCACGGTGGCCGCCTGCGACGTCGCCGACCGCGACGCCGTGGCGGCGCTGCTGGCGACGATCCCCGGTGAGCACCCGCTGACCGGTGTCGTCCACAGCGCCGGAGTCATCGACGACGGACTGGCCGGATCGCTCACACCCGAGCAGGTCGCCACCGTCTTCCACGGCAAGGCCGACGGCGCCTGGCATCTGCACGAGCTCACCCGGGAGCTCCCGCTCGCCGCGTTCGTGCTCTTCTCCTCCGCGGCCGGCACCCTGGAGGCCGCCGGGCAGGGCAACTACGCGGCGGCCAACGCCTTCCTGGACGCGCTCGCCGAACACCGCGCCGCCGACGGCCTTCCCGCGACGGCCCTCGCGTGGAACCTGTGGGCGGGCGACGCGGGCATGGGCGCACGCCTCGACGAGGTGACGCTGCGCCGCGCGGAGCGCTCCGGGCTCCCCGCCCTGACCTCCGAGGAGAACCTCGCCCTCCTCGACCAGGCCCTGCTCACCGACGCGTCCGCACTGGTCCCGCTGCGCCTCGACGCGTCCGCGCTGCGGGCCCGCACCGAGGGCGTCCCGCCGATGCTGCGGGGCCTGGTCCGCGCGCCCGCCCGCCGCCAGACCGCCGCCGCCGTGGCGGCGAGCGGCCCCGGCGGAGCACTGGCCGACCGGCTCGCCGGAAAACCGGACGCCGAACGCGAGCGGATCGTCCTCGACCTGGTCCGCACCCAGATCGCCGCCGTCCTCGGCCACGACAGCGGCACCGCGATCGACCCCCGCCGGGCCTTCACCGAGCTGGGCTTCGACTCGCTGGCCGCCATCGAACTGCGCAACGCGCTCGGTTCGGCCACCGGGCTGCGGCTCACCTCCACGCTGATCTTCGACCACCCGACCCCGCGCGCCCTGGTCGACCATGTGCTGGAGACCGTACGCGGGGCGGCGCCCGCCGCCGTCGCACAGCGGCCCACCGTACGGGCCGCGACGGACGAGCCCATCGCGATCGTGGCCATGGGCTGCCGCTACCCGGGCGGGGTGACCTCTCCCGAGGAGCTGTGGCGGCTGGTCGCCGATGGCACCGACGCCATCACCCCGTTCCCCGAGGACCGGGACTGGCACACCGAGGACATCTACGACCCCGAGCCCGGCAAGCACGGCACCACGTACACCCGCGAGGGCGGCTTCCTCCACGAGGCCGCCGACTTCGACCCCGCCTTCTTCGGTATCAGCCCGAAGGAGGCCCAGGCGATGGACCCCCAGCACCGCATGCTCCTGGAGGTCGCCTGGGAGGCCCTGGAACGGGGCGGTATCGACCCGCTCTCGCTGAAGGGCACCGCCGCCGGCGTCTTCGCCGGCGTCATGAACCACGACTGGTCGAACCGCCCCGGCACCGTCCCCGAGGACCTCGCCGGCTTCACCGACGGCGGCGGACTGGGCAGTATCGCCTCCGGCCGTATCTCCTACACCCTCGGCCTCACCGGCCCCGCCGTCACCATCGACACCGCCTGCTCCTCCTCCCTCGTGGCCATGCACTGGGCCATGCAGTCGCTGCGGCAGGGCGAGTGCTCGCTCGCCCTGGCCGGCGGAGTCACCGTCATGGCGACCCCCGAGACGTTCGTCGGGATGAGCCTCCAGAGCGGCCTGGCCGCCGACGGCCGCTGCAAGGCGTACGGCGCGTCCGCCGACGGCACCGGCTGGGGCGAGGGCGCGGGACTGCTCCTGCTGGAACGCCTCTCCGACGCGCGCCGCGCCGGACACCCCGTACTCGCGGTGATCCCCGGCTCGGCGGTCAACCAGGACGGCGCGTCCAACGGTCTGTCGGCGCCCAACGGCCCCGCCCAGCAGCGGGTCATCCGGCAGGCCGTCGCCTCCGCCGGACTCTCCCTCGCCGACATCGACGTGGTCGAGGGCCACGGCACCGGCACCACCCTCGGCGACCCGATCGAGGCACAGGCGCTGATGGCGACCTACGGCCAGGAGCGCCGGTCCGGCGACCCGCTGTGGCTCGGCTCCATCAAGTCCAACCTCGGCCACACCCAGGCCGCCGCCGGCGTGGCCGGCGTCATCAAGATGGTGATGGCGATACGCAACGGCGTACTGCCCCGCACCCTGCACGCCGACACGCCATCCCCGCACATCGACTGGACCGAGGGCGCCGTCGAACTGCTCACCGAGCGCAGGGACTGGACGGCCGACGGCAGCCCGCGCCGCGCCGCGGTGTCCTCCTTCGGCGTCAGCGGCACCAACGCCCACGTGATCATCGAGCAGGCACCGGCACCCGCCCCCCGGGAACCGCGCGGCGAGCGCCCCGCGATCCTCCCGCTGACCGTGGCCGGATCGTCGCCCGAGGCGCTGCGCGCCCAGGCGGCACAGGTCGCCTCCTATCTGCGCGAGAACGACGACGTGGACGAACTGGACGTCGCGGCCTCGCTCGTACGCGGTCGCGCCGCCCTGGAACACCGCGCCGTGGTCGTGGACGCCGACCGCGACGGCCTGCTCGCCGGACTCGACGCGCTGGCCGCCGGGAACTCGCACCCCTCCCTCGTCCAGGGCGTACGACGCGGCGACTCGCGAGCCGTACTGGTCTTCCCCGGCCAGGGCTCGCAGTGGCAGGGCATGGGCGTCGAACTCCTCGAACACTCACCGGCGTTCGCGACCCGCCTCGGCGAATGCGCCAAGGCCCTTGAGCCGTACGTCGACTGGAACCTGCTCGACGTGCTCCACGGCGCGCCCGGCGCACCCGCCCTGGACGCCGTCGACGTCGTACAGCCCACGCTGTGGGCGCTGATGGTGTCGCTCGCCGAGGCCTGGCGCGCCGCCGGCGTCGAACCGGCCGCCGTCGTCGGCCACTCGCAGGGCGAGATCGCCGCCGCCTGTGTCGCCGGCGCCCTGTCCCTGGAGGACGGCGCCCGCGTCGTCGCCCTGCGCAGCCAGGTCATCCGCCAGGACCTCGCGGGCCGCGGCGGCATGATGTCGGTCGCCCTGTCCTCCGACAACGCCGCCACGTACCTCGCCGAATGGGACGGCCGCCTCCAGCTGGCCGTCGTCAACGGCCCCGGCTCCGTCGTCGTGTGCGGCAGCCCGGAAGCCCTCGACGAACTGCGCGCCCGTCTGGACACCGACGGCGTCCAGGCCCGCCGGATCCCCGTGGACTACGCCTCCCACTCGGTGTTCGTGGAGGAGATCCGCGAGCGGCTGCTCACCGAACTGACCGGACTGGAGCCGCGTACCTCGTCCGTCCCGTTCTACTCCACCGTCACCGCGGGACCGCTGGACACCGAGAGCCTCGACGCCCAGTACTGGTACGAGAACCTGCGCAAGACCGTCCGGTTCGAGGAGACCACCCGGGCGCTGCTGGCCGACGGCTTCGAGATCTTCGTCGAGGCCAGCCCGCACCCGGGCCTGCTCACCGGACTCGACGAGACCGCCGAGTCGGCCGGGATCGCCGCCACGCTCGTCGGCACACTGCGCCGCGACTCCGGCAGCCCGCGGCAGTTCCTCACCTCACTGGCCGAGGCGTACGTACGGGGCGCGGCCGTCGACTGGGAGAGCCGGTTCGTCGGAACCGGGGCCGTCCGCGCCGACCTGCCCACCTACCCCTTCCAGCGCAAGCGTTACTGGCTCCACATGACCGAGCAGCCCAGTGACGCGCTCGGCATCGGACAGCTGCCCGCCGACCACCCGCTGCTCGGCGCGGCGGTGCCGCTCGCCGGCGCCGGGGGAGTGCTGCTCACCGGACGGCTCTCGCTCTCGGCACAGCCGTGGCTCGCGGACCATGTCGTCGGCGGCACCGTGCTGTTCCCCGGATCGGGCTTCGTGGAACTGGCCGTCCGGGCCGGCGACGAGGTCGGCCGGGGCCGTGTGGAGGAGCTGACCCTGGAGGCGCCCCTCGCCGTGCCCGAACGCGGCGGCGTGGCCATCCAGGTCGTCGTGGACGCCGACCTGCGCACCGTGTCCATCCACTCGCGGCCCGAGAACGCCCCCGTCGACGTCGTCTGGACCCGGCACGCCCAGGGCACCCTTGCCGACGCCGCTGCCGAACCGGCCCCCGAGCCGGCCGCCTGGCCCCCGCCGGGCGCCGAACCCCTCGACCTCACCGGCTTCTACGAGCCCATCTCCGCGGACGGACTCGTCTACGGCGAGGTGTTCCAGGGAATGCGCGCCGCCTGGCGCTCCGGTGACGAGGTGTTCGCGGACATCGCGCTGCCCGAGCGGGCGGCCGGCGAGGCTCAGCGGTTCGGGCTGCACCCGGCCGTACTCGACGCCGCCCTGCACGCCACCGCGCTGCTGGCCACCGACGCCGAACGCGTCACACTGCCGTTCGCCTGGACCCGGGTCGACCTGCACGCGTCGGGCGCCGCGGCGCTCAGGCTGCGGATGACCCGCCTGGGCGAGGACGAGGTGGCGCTGCGCCTCACCGACACCGCGGGCCGCCCCGTCGCGTCCGTCGAGTCGCTCGTCCTGCGGCCGGTGGCCGCCGGCGGGCTCACCCAGCCAGGCGCGTACGACGACTCGCTGTTCGAGCTCGTCTGGGCCCCTGCCGCACCGGGCGAGTCAGGCCCCCGCACAGTCGTGCACCGCTGCGTGGGCGGCGACACCGCCGAAGCGGTCCACACCGAGACCGCCACGGCACTCGGTGTCCTCCGGTCCTGGCTGGAGGACGGGGCCGAGGACGCCGTACTGGCCGTCGTCACCCGGGGAGCCGTCTCCGCCGGCGGCGAGGACGTCACCGATCTCGCCGGAGCGGCGGTCTGGGGCCTCGTCCGCAGCGCCCAGACGGAGAACCCCGGTCGCGTCGTCCTGATCGACCTGGATCCGGGCGCCGACGACACCGCCATCGACCTCGGCCCGTCGGTCGCCACCGGCGAGGCACAGCTCGCCATCCGTGACGATGTGATCCTCCGCCCCCGTCTCGCCCGGGTCACCGGCGACCGGGGCACCGCCGCCACCGTCTTCGGCGGCCGGCCCGGCACCGTACTGATCACCGGCGGCACCGGCACCCTGGGCAGCCTCGTCGCCCGGCACCTGGTCACCACCCACGGCGTCACCGACCTGCTGCTCACCAGCCGGCGCGGCCCGGCCGCACCCGGCGCCGCCGAACTCATCTCCGAACTCACCGGGTTGGGCGCCCAGGTCGAGGTGGTCGCCTGCGACACCGCCGACCGCGACGCGCTGGCCGCCGTACTGAAGGACCGCACCGTCGCCGGAGTGGTCCACACCGCGGGCGTCCTCGACGACGGGATCATCTCCTCGCTGACGCCTTCGAGGCTGGCCGCGGTGATGCGTCCCAAGGTCGACGCGGCGCTGAACCTGCACGAACTCACCGCGGACCAGGACCTGTCGGCGTTCGTCCTCTTCTCGTCAGCCGCCGGTGTGACCGGAGGCGCGGGCCAGGGCAACTACGCCGCCGCGAACACCTTCCTCGACGGCCTCGCCGCGCACCGGCGCGCGAACGGGCTGCCCGCGCAGTCGCTCGCCTGGGGACTGTGGGAGGAGGCCAGCGGCATGACCGGCGAACTGGCCGAGGCCGACGTGGCCGTCATGCAGAACGACGGCGTCCTGCCCATCGCCTCCCAGGATGGCCTGGCGATGCTCGACGCCGCCGGAGCGCTCGACAGGGCCTTCCTGGCCCCTGTCCGGCTCGACCTGAGCGGCCAGAGCCGCGCCGACGTGCCGTATCTGATGCGTGATCTGGTACGCGGCCCGGCCCGCCGCGTCGTCGACGTCGCCGCGCCGACGGCGGAGCCCGCCGAGAGCCTGCGCGACCGGCTGGCCCGGCTGACGCCGACCCGCCGCGAACAGGCGCTGCTCGACGTGGTCCGCGCACAGGCCGCCGCCACCCTCGGCTTCGCCGACGCCGACGAGGTCGACGCCGAACGGTCGTTCCGCGACATGGGCTTCGACTCACTCGCCGCCGTGCGGTTCCGCAACGGCCTCGGTGAGGCCGTCGGGGAACGCCTGTCCGCGACGATCGTCTTCGACCACCCGACGGCGCTCGTCCTCACCAGGCACCTCCTTGAGGAAATGGCGATCAACGAACCGGAACCCGAGCCGGAGCCGGCCGAGCCCACCGAGGACCGCACCGCGGCGATCCAGAACATGGACCTGGCCGAACTGCTCCGCACCGCGCGACGATCAGGAGAATCCTCATGA